GCCTCACGCCGTGAACTGGTCACGGGCGGCTTAGATAGCGGAAAAATTTTACGGGTGTTAGGCATGGCCGACACCATGAGCCTGAAAAATCGTGGCGGTAATGATGCCGTTAACCGCCGCATCAGCCTGCTGGTGTTGAACCACGACACCGAAGCGGCAATAGAAAAAGAGAACGCAGAAAGTGATGCCGTCCAGATCAGCGATCCGGCGGCCATTCAACAGATTACCGCACCTGCAACACCAGGCAGCGCGGTGAATACAGCAGCCCCCTCACAGCCGAGGTGATTCCCGTGAGTATGGACATCAGCGATTTTTACCAGACGTTTTTTGATGAAGCCGATGAGCTATTAGCGGATATGGAACAACACCTGTTGGGCTTAGACCCGCAGGAGCCAGATTCGGAACAGCTTAACGCCATCTTCCGTGCCGCTCACTCCATTAAGGGTGGGGCCGGAACCTTTGGTTTTACGGTATTACAGGAAACGACTCATATCCTGGAAAACATTCTGGATGGTGCTCGTCGCGGCGAGATGCAGCTCAGCACCGACATCATCAACCTGTTTTTGGAAACCAAAGATATTATGCAGGAACAGCTCGATGCTTATAAAACCGCGCAGGAGCCTAACGCGGAGAGCTTCAAATATATCTGTGAAGCACTGCGCCAGCTGGCGCTAGAGGCCAAAGGTCTGCCGGTTGACGCACCGGCCAGTGTTGCTACTGCCAGCGCAGAGCCTGCCAGCACCAGCGGCCTGCGTGTCCGCCTGATCGATCTCAAAGAGAAAGAAGTCGATCTGATGCTGGAAGAGATGAGCAATCTCGGCACCCTGACCAACGTGCAGAAGGGCAGCACCACGCTGGATGTCTGCATTGATGGCGTGGGCAAAGATGACATCGTGGCGGTGCTCTGCTTCGTGATCGACGAAGCGCAGATCCGCTTCCCGACCGAAGATGAAGCCGTGGACGAGCCGGCGGCTGTTGCTGCCGTCGCTGCACCGGTATTGGAAGAAGTTCACACCGCGACCGTCACCGAACTGCCAGTGGCAGCGGTGAAGCGTGAAAGTAAGCGCGCCGCAGCCCCTGCTAAAGCGAGCGAATCCACCAGCATCCGTGTGGCGGTGGAGAAGGTCGATCAGCTGATCAACCTGGTGGGCGAACTGGTGATTACCCAGTCCATGCTCGCCCAGCGTTCCGGCGAACTCGATCCGGTGGCGCACGGCGACCTGCTGAACAGCATGGGTCAGCTGGAGCGTAACGCCCGCGATCTGCAGGAATCGGTGATGTCGATTCGTATGATGCCAATGGAATATGTCTTCAGCCGCTTCCCGCGTCTGGTGCGTGACCTGGCAAGCAAGCTCGGCAAAGAGGTCGAACTGACCCTGCTGGGCAGCTCAACCGAACTCGATAAGAGCCTGATTGAACGCATCATCGATCCCTTAACGCACCTGGTGCGTAACAGTCTTGACCACGGTATCGAAACCCCAGAGAAACGTCTGGTGGCCGGTAAAGTGGCCACCGGTAACCTGACCCTGTCAGCGGAACATCAGGGCGGCAACATCTGCATCGAAGTTTCTGATGATGGTGCCGGTCTGAACCGTGAACGTATTCTGGCGAAAGCGCTCTCTTCCGGCCTGCCGGTTCACGAGAACATGAGCGACGAAGAAGTCGGCATGCTGATCTTCGCACCCGGCTTCTCTACGGCGGAGCAGGTGACGGATGTTTCAGGACGCGGCGTCGGTATGGACGTAGTGAAACGAAATATTCAGGAGATGGGCGGTCACGTCGAAATCGCCTCGAAGCAGGGCAAAGGCACCACCATTCGTATCCTGCTGCCGCTGACGCTGGCCATCCTTGATGGCATGTCCGTTCGCGTCGCCGATGAAGTCTTTATTCTGCCGCTGAATGCGGTGATGGAGTCGCTGCAACCGCGCGCCGAAGATCTGAAACCGATGGCCGGTGGCGAGTGCGTGCTGGAAGTGCGTGGCGAATATCTGCCGCTGGTTGAGCTGTGGAACGTCTTTGATGTGCAGGATGCCAAAACCGAAGCCACTCAGGGCATCGTCGTCATCCTGCAAAGT
This genomic window from Pantoea sp. Lij88 contains:
- the cheA gene encoding chemotaxis protein CheA, which gives rise to MDISDFYQTFFDEADELLADMEQHLLGLDPQEPDSEQLNAIFRAAHSIKGGAGTFGFTVLQETTHILENILDGARRGEMQLSTDIINLFLETKDIMQEQLDAYKTAQEPNAESFKYICEALRQLALEAKGLPVDAPASVATASAEPASTSGLRVRLIDLKEKEVDLMLEEMSNLGTLTNVQKGSTTLDVCIDGVGKDDIVAVLCFVIDEAQIRFPTEDEAVDEPAAVAAVAAPVLEEVHTATVTELPVAAVKRESKRAAAPAKASESTSIRVAVEKVDQLINLVGELVITQSMLAQRSGELDPVAHGDLLNSMGQLERNARDLQESVMSIRMMPMEYVFSRFPRLVRDLASKLGKEVELTLLGSSTELDKSLIERIIDPLTHLVRNSLDHGIETPEKRLVAGKVATGNLTLSAEHQGGNICIEVSDDGAGLNRERILAKALSSGLPVHENMSDEEVGMLIFAPGFSTAEQVTDVSGRGVGMDVVKRNIQEMGGHVEIASKQGKGTTIRILLPLTLAILDGMSVRVADEVFILPLNAVMESLQPRAEDLKPMAGGECVLEVRGEYLPLVELWNVFDVQDAKTEATQGIVVILQSAGKRYALLVDQLIGQHQVVVKNLESNYRKVPGISAATILGDGSVALIVDVSALQSLNREKRVAGAAA